The sequence agttggtccactgcatactgaaagattgcactcaacactagaatagctgtgcgcttatgcgccaccataatatttttggggttataaaagttgatttgggcgctgtaaactacgctcactgcacactcagtttggggcaaatggtaaattccaaaaataagtgtaactatgatctatcacacagatgtgttgtcagaagttattattatgctctcactctcgTAGGATGGGCGTACTCCACTCATAGAGGCAGCCAAGTATGGTCACACTTACTGTATTAgggagctgctctcctcaggagccgtggtggacctggctaacaaggtgagtatctgattgtgtttataggcagcatgtttgtgaccattaattttcatcatttggcaaatgaaatatttgcGCATGAACTTACAATTATGCACATTGCCAGTATTTTAATTGTTACGTTTTGCTTATAATTTTACGCTTATCTTGCTTATTTGTGTCTAAGTTGACGAACTGGGCTGCATACGTTTTCGTGGATATGTTGTAcacaaatgaataattatgatacgtaCGTAGCACTTAAAAGGTTGTACAGTTTAATAACATAGCTGGATAGTTGCATTTTTGCTctttgccaatccctttcctttactttatttatggtCTATCGCACAGATGTGTtctcaaaagttactgtatgcgcgctctcactcttgtagggtGTCTGATTTGCTAAATTTTCTGTGACctacatacatatatatacatgcagttgtaggtgtactgtacatcattgttaagtacatgtactgacaatcacatgcatgactgtacatttcCTTAGTGCTTTAAACTGATGTCCCAGTCATTTGTACCTTAACAGATATCCCCAACCTCTTAATATGCAATTACCGTtgccagtattgctctgtcagCAAATTACATGTAATACGCATTAGACCACTTTACCTCTTACAATGTACGTCTCATCCCTTCATATGATCATCATCACAGCGTGGACAGACTGCTCTGATGGTGGCCAAGGAATCATTTCACTCTAACCCTTCAGTAATAAAGCTGCTGGAGGAAGCTATTGAATCACATGTGAGTCCATACCTCAATAATGCACACACTGATCATGGGTGTTTtagtttacataattatgtacatgttcatCAATGAAATAATGGCATCGTTTTCTTTTCGTTTACTTTGCCGATTTTTGATTATTTTCACTGATGAGCTCGTACTTTTCTTTGATACAGTAATACTGTCAGTGATGTAATTTAGTGGTCTTAACTGTATTACAGTTCCAATATTACACACACCCAAACAACATGAATACCATTACATGTTcctcctcccccccacacacacacacacacacacagtcacgtCCGCAGTCTGTTCCAGTCCTCCCCAGGAACTGGACTGTTGTCACTGACACAGAAACGTGAGTGGCTATTGCACAGTTGAGTCACTAGCTTTATGAATGTGAGTCAAAATAGGAAGAAGCCAGTCTACCAGAACAAGGCAGCAGGGGAAACCGTCTCAACACCACCTGGATGtaagtgtgtgcttgtgctgtATCCAGCACATGATTCTGTGTGTTTACCTCCTGTGTAGATCCCCTGCACCAAACCTCCGCACACCCTGATGTCACTTTTTACGACAAGCCTCAAGAGAAGGAGTTCACCTCCAGTGGTGGTTATGCTGACTTTGATAATGGAGTTCACGTGACTGTTCCAGCTAATGCTGTCCCAGCAGGGACCTCTGTGGGCATTAAAGTCCAACCCAGCCTTGCCTCCAAAGAGGTATTTGTGATGCCTGAGGGCATTCAGTCTGCCAGTCCGTCCTACTTGATCTCTGGTGAAGGTCTAAGCGGAGAGGTGACCCTGGGCATGGAGCATCATGTACGAGTGTCCACCCAACAAGAAGCTGATGACCTCCTCTTTCTCCAAGCTGACTCGTCTCCCAAGAGATCTGGTTCTCATAGTGTCTATAAGTTCAAGGAAGTGCCAGAGGGAAGGTCGAAGGCAGAGTTCACTCCTGGAGGGAACACTGGGAGACTGACGCTGGGCACACGACTGAAGAACTTCTTTAAAATTGGTCAGAGAAGAAAAAAAGGTGAATATTTGGAAGTGTGAATGACTTCTATTTCAACAACAACATGTACAGGCAAGACTGGCAATGACCTCTACACTGTCAGAGTCTACCggtctcctccacacacaactgGGGACAGGCTAGCCATCATTGTAGCCAGTCTCTCTGGGAGCTTCTACGCTAAGGTATGGACTATATAGATTGTACATCATAGatctagtgtgtgtattatcTTCTCATGGCTGTAATGGTATTCTAGTTGATGGATGAAGAGGTCATCCCACGAGACTATCCCAATGTGTCGAGAGAAGCGGCTGACAGGACAATTCAAGGATCACTGACGTTTGTCGATATGTGTGCCACTCTCAACATTCCCCCAGTGCAGGGATGGTCTGTGGAACCAGACAAAGAATTGGTAAAATGTGAAGTCGGACACACTCTTAAAATCACATTATCTTCATTTATCAGATCTCACGTAGTGAAGTGGATCAGCCTTTGATGGAGAAGTTCAGACCTGAGGATCTCCACGACTACCCTCCCAGGATAATCTGCAGGCTCTTCCCTGAGCAGAATGCTCCCAAGAGAACCACCTGTACCATCTCCTTGTCAGGACTACTGCcacaggtcaaagttcacctATCATTGGAAATACCCACCCCCAAAGTTGCTGTGGATACTACTAAACTACAGGTATTCACGTTTGTACAGTGTAGCCTCTTGAAATGGTGTAGTAGGTACCTTTGGACTAAATTTACCCACTTGATAGCTCTTTGTTAATTCAACTTGCACATGTATAAGTtaattaatacacacacagtttttgtttacaatgtacattgtagttaaGTCTCATTCCCATTTGTTTAGGAGGCCACTGATGAGTTGAAAAGGTCTGCCCTGGCAGTGAGTGACATACAACTTGGCTCTACTGTGAAGAGTATAGTGTCTCTGATGGAGAGAATGACTGCTGCTCTGAGGTACCACTCAATTGTCTAGTGGAAGTCTGATTATCACTTTTTTCTTCTAAAGGTCATCTTCTCTGAGTGAGCTGACAGCCCACACTGACTCCATACGGACAGAGATAGCGTCTGTCCTTGTAGTGACTAGGAGGGTTGTCGAGGAGTGCACAGTACAGAGCATCAGTAAGAACATGGGAGCCAGTCTCTCTAAGATAGAGACTTTATCTCACCAGCTTTGTCATGTGGCCAAGGTCAAACTCAGATACTGTCTAGGTGAGAACGTGTGTTTATGATATCAAGTGTTAGCTCTCATTCTCGTAGGTACAGACCAGTCAGAGGAGACAGCTGCTCTTGTTGACCTGGTGGAGAATGGAGCTAATCTGTTGAGAGCTGTGGACTGTCTACTCAGGGACATCCACACACTCAGTGGAGTCAGTGGTGAGTGTACATTGTCAGCTGTGTATTAAGTATTAAAGGTACCTACCTATTATGTGCATATGTTCATTTGTTCAATACCACATTCCCTATTGTTGTGTGCACTGGAAGCCGTGTACTGAGTCTGTTAGTCTGTTAGTCTCATTTCTTGTACATTGTGTAATTGTACGTGTGCCATAATCTTTCCACTTCCTCCTATTGTGTACTACCAgccatatacagtgtattgtacatgtactgagtcTATTTGttcacattacatgtacttaggtctccagtgtgtgggcgtatcgTGCTGTAACCATTTCCTCTCACCTGCAGGTAACGCTGGCTACAGTGTGCTGGTGAGCTGCGGTACGAAGATAGTCCAGTCACTCTCTGAGGACCCGAAGGCCTTGGCCCTCCACCTCCTGTCAGCTGGGCTCATCACTTTATCTACTCTTGAGAAAACCAACGAGTATGTGAATGAGACCAAGAGAGAGAAGGCCACCAGACTGTACACTGCCctgctgggtgtggtcaaacaccacccccacaagtACCACGAGTTTGTCTCCACTCTCAGACTCAACCCACTACACACTGACTTGGTCACACTATTAGATAGCAAGTACACGTAGTTTGTCCACACGTATATatacgcataattattttttgtgtacattctTTTTGTTTATCCTTGATTTAATTTTGTCTGAGTCTTGAATTTTTATACTGAATTACATTCTTAACACAAAATTATAAACtctgattgcatgcatggatgcctaaaattgtagcctcgattccatgCAGGCGTTATCAAAAAAGTCCTGGGATCTAATGCTTTACATGACAGTCACTGCATTAATTGTTTTACAGTATTTAATATCACTTGGGATACGCGAAGCGTTGAAAACATTTCGTAGATCATGATCAGTCCATTTCAGTTGTAGCTCTTTCATAGCTCTATTGATGCATTTTATGAATATATCTACCAATAATTATCACCTGCAGCttaattgtacattgtacatgcacagctcAGAATAATGATGTAATCCACAGCCTGAGCCACCTCCTAGCGTTTATACAAAGCAATTGATTTCACCCCCTAGCTAGCGTTTATAACACAAAGAAACAGTAATTGAAATAAGATACAGCACGAAGTATCTTAATTAATTGACAcgacacacacatatacatgaCAGATAGAATGAATTTATAATAGTCTGGTAGTAGCAGTAACTATTTAGTTTGTTCAGTAGGTTGTGAGGTGTAGCCATTAGATATCAGAAGAAGGAGAATGATGACTCACCACTGGCTGTCTCATCTCCCCCGAATAGGAAACAGAAATCTGtgtctgcgtgtgtgtgaggaggtaGATGGAGTCATCGAAAACAGGCTTTAatttataatttttatagccCAAACTTTTTGAAAACAGAAGATTTGGGCCCGAAAGTAATCACTGACCTAAGCACAtcatattgtagcactataccaacagctactaaatgcatattTTAGATTTGAAATTGAACGttcccaacacaagttatgggcTAGCATGACAAAGAGCAACACAAATTGCTACTACTATACACAGCACACACCGTAAAAAGTGCATTTCTATTATACAGCATACTAAAAGTagccccatgcatgcaaataagTTTACCTGTGGCTCCAGTGGTTGTCTTGCTGACGTCAGGTGCCTCATCTTGTGAGAACAAGTTGAATCCTCCTCCATCATCATGAGCAGACTCTGAGCCTAACCCAGCAAACATGTCCCCAGTAGCACTCGTATCTATACAATGAGTGCATGGTCAATAAAGACATGGATAGTGAAGTACCTGGCTGATTCCCTAGTCCGGATAGAGAGCCTTCCATTCCATAAAACAATCCATTGTCATCTTCTCCAGTAAACTGCAAAAGCGTGTGTGGGTGAATGAGTGGGCGTGCACGAAgactatactgtatagcgtgtaattttcgtggggcaaaatattcgtggttttcgtggttggaggtctgaccacgaatattttacccacaaatgaagcgaccttgcctacctttacctgcagtgcaagcagcaaccacaaaaatattacccacgaaatttctcaatattgctgaaccacgaatattttgtcccccgaaaattacccgctatacggtacattactgcaataaaaattattgtataattataattatgtaacaacATCGAGAGAGTGAGGAAGAAAAGGGGCCTGAGGCAGTGGGGGGGGATAATGGGGAAAACGAGAGAGTGGGGGACAAAATTATACAGGGAAAAAAAAGGACAAAACACAAATGAAATGCACGCGATGCACGAGCACCATGCTGACATACCTCAAGTTGTTGCTGGTCATTCACAGAGCTCTCCTGATAGTGTCCAGTCTGCCCAAAGTCACCAGCATAGTCTGTGCACTCCTGACCACTGTCACTGGTGAACAGAGTAGCAAATGATGTACTCTCCTGAGAAGTACTGCTTAACTCAAAACCACCCGACTCCTGCTGCAATGTTTGATTATCCATTTCAGCCACAGAATCTTGAATTTCAATGCCTACGTTATTTGTTGCTTTTGATAGAGATGATGGTTGCATGGGAGCTTGGTTATGCCCAGCTTGTGGTACAGTGGTAGTTGGTGTTTGCACTGCTGACAAGGACTGGCTTGTCGCTAAGGTTGATACAGTAGGCCTAATATTCGGTGTACTAAGAGTCACTTGAGGTGTTGACCTGGCAGTGGGTGGAGTGAACGATAGCAACCTTGGCCTCTGTTGTACTGGCGTGTGCAATAGAGGTATGCACGGTCTAGGAGGTGTGCTAATGGCCAGGGTGGGGATCTGGAAGTTTGAGCGAGGTCGATTAGTAGGTACTTTGAACACAGGTGATTGAAATGCTCCGGGGGATTGTGATATGGAGGCCCTGATAGCGGGTACACGTGAGGGCATGGTTAGTTTAGGGATCTCAAGTTGGTAGCGTGCTCGTGATGGAGTGCTTTGTTTCGGTGGTACTGTCAATGGTAGGATTGTTGGTGGGAGTATTCCAGGAGTACGTGGGCGTTGGGGTGTGTGGGTTGATTGAGTAACGATAGTTACAAATGTAGATTCCTCAGTGTCCATACGATTATCCTGTACGTAAATAATAATCATAGCAAAAGATAAATTATTACCTGAACTACTTTATTCTGACTGTCTCGTTTCTCTTTTTCTTGTTGTTTTTTCATCTCTTCAGCTTTGATCTTCTCACGTAGGACCTCAATATCTTTCTCTAGTAGAGTAGCTTGCTGAGGGTTGCCTGTCGTCATTTCCTGCCTCACTTTAGTTGTCTCCACATGAAGCTCAGCCCTGTCAAAGATAGTAATACAATAATGTCCATAGCAAAGACAACCTACATTTTGAGAACAAATGCGACCAGGGAAATTCTCTCTCCTATGGAAACAAGATACAGTAATATCAATaaatagtacataattatacaatgcatgcatatataagtACCTTTTTGCTTTAGAGCAAAGATGGCTTTTTTTGTTTGGTTGATGTTCGTTTCCAGAGTTGAATCTACAGAGAGGCAAGTGATAAGTAGCAATAAACGGATTGTCAATACTCTCACTCTCTTGGCGAAAATTGTTCAGCTGTGTCTCAGTTGCCTGCATGCCCTGAGCTTTCTCTGTGCTGTTGTACTGAACTCTGTATCTCTCCCAGACACTCTCATACTTGGACAAGGATTCATTTTGCTCCCATCTGAAAAACGCAGTCtcataatcataattaattaatgcaactTGTGTGTACTTCTCTGACTCCACTTCTTTCTGTGTTGTGAGTAGTTTCCCCTTCAGTGCATCCTCATGATCAGCAAGGACAATAGCAGTGCGTTTCAAACTTTGGTGGATTAATTTTAATGTTGATACAGCAATGGAAGTCACTACCTTTCACAGTTGTCTCTGTTGATGAGGAATTGCTTGTGGAGTTGTTTTGCATGCTCGTCCAAATCACTGATTGTTTTCTGAAACTGGAGTATCTGCTTCTGCTTTTCTTTGAGTTGAAACTGGCAGGCTAAATAAaactcaaaataattattttatacgACAATTTACAATCAGTTTACATTGTGCTCTTTCTTGCTCGGCTTTGATAGCCTTCAATTGATGGTCGTTCTCGAATTCTGCAAAACAAAGGAACGATTAATTTTAACACAATGAGCATAATGCATATAACAGAACCTGTATTCTTCAGTATTTGGTCGAAGCCAGAGCCAGCTTCCTGTGCAGAGGTAGCCATTATTGCATTACTATGACAGCATCCTCTTCCACTCCTTTGTTGCCTTCTTTGACCTACGACAACTTCCTCTTCCGCTTTTTTGTTGCCTTCTTTCAGCTTTTAATTAACCCTCATGCACAAACCGCATGCATTTATAATTACAATTCCAACGATTCTTATAATACTAGCCAGAGAGTTGTGTAGGTCTAAAGAGAGAGTACTGAACAGCGTTGCTACTACCACACGGAGAAGGTGAAGCGGCCCGAATAAAGCCAATCGCTCTACAGAAGAAACCAGTGGCAGTGAACACAGCTAGCAGACAAGGACAAAGAGAATTATTATTGATTTTGATAGGAGGTGATTTGTCACATACGTTAATAACTAAATGCTCTCACTGGTTCACCTAGTACCTATATAAGGACACACTTGGTGTGTTGTGAATGACTTGCGTTACCATTCTAGTGATCCTGAAAGTGaatttattaataattatagcaaaactTTCTCTCTAGCTGCTCAAAACACCAGCCATATTATGGAGGAAACGAAAGTCATATACTACATTGATGACGAGGAAACCCCGTACCTGATGAAGATAGGCAAGCCACCAGAGCTGGTCACCCTTGGAGACTTCAAGGGACAGCTGAATCGCACATACATCAAGTTCTTTTTCAAGTCAGAAGACGATGATTTTGGGTGAGTTTAAAAATGGGACGTTATATTTTATTTTGATACTCTtggagaataattatgataggcACAAGGTCCATTGATTACTAGCTTGAGTCAATTAAGTTCCTTGTAGGGAATTGCAATTCAAATACACACTGTTGATAAACTATatttgtgtgtgcttgtgtgtcaGTTTTCATCCTAATCTAATAATGGCCCCATTCACAACCCCATTCCATTTCACACCTCAAGGTCTTAATGGATCCATTTCGCactattcacacacacacactagctctCCTTATGTTGTCTGTGTGTAGCCAGGCCCCCATTAGGATATGTTTCACTCAATCAGGTTTACTTGTACCGCACTGCATAGCTTGGCAGTGATGTGTGTTTCTTGGAAATTTCTGTAAAAAAAGCAAATTTTTGGGCACTTGCTTTCTTATTAAAACACCTGCTGCTGTGTTGGTCAATGTGTGGCAGGAAGGTAATATAATCATTGGTACTTAATGACATCCTTAGTGGATAGCCTGAACTATATGTTGTGGTGTTGAGGTCACTTTgatgtttcctttgatctctgaCCCACATCCAGGGGTAGTTGTGATCTAAGAGAGGCTCTGTCTTTATTCATAGTTTGTACAGCTGATTAGTTGCCAAGTAACTACTATTAACTCTTTAGCCTATTAACTCTTTTAGCCTTGGCCTGTATATAGAAACTGTGAACTGTATGTCTACCTTTGATGACTCTGGCCATCATTGTCATTATAGAATGTATATAGTAGTATATAGCGGGTAGATGAGGTAGACACATTCCCATAGCTAGCACTGTTGATTGGGATTAATGTCAGGAATTTCCAATAATGAGTTCAATCTCCTTTTGGCGGCTGTTGTTTCATGTGTTAGTAGTTGTTGTTACAGTGTATCTGTATCTGTAGTCCTGTCTCTTTGAAGTTGATTATCTGTGATCTTGGAACAGTGTTTGTTTTATCGCACTCAGCTGAAGTCTGTAGGAGAAAGGATAATTGTTTAGAATGTTTTATGTATCAGATGTCAGTCCAAAATATgcaatatatattatacagtagTCTATCCTTTGTACTGACAATTGGCATGTACTCTATAGCTAGTGTGTATAGCTAGCATGTAGCATATCTCTGAGATGGCTTATGTGTCATCTgtacgtgggtgtgtgtgtgtgtgtttgaagAGGACCAGTTTCCCTGGAGCACCTAGGCAAGGGTTGCTAGTGGATACTGTCTAGCTGGCTGTGAAATGGCTTAGTTTGGTAATAAGTCTACTGAATTGAAAGGTGGATCTGGATATTACTATATACAGCTGTGTATCTCTTAGACTGACAGTGTGTGTCTTTAACTTCAGCTGGTGCTGTTCATTCACCTTTTGTTGGGGTATTTGGCAGGTGCTCCAGCACTTGTAGGGCTCCCAATGCTTTGGTCCTATTGAGCATAATAGCCTCAGAGGGTAGTCTGCTACACTGGCTGTGTGTGCCCCCATGGTTTCAGGTCAGCATACCCAGGGAAAATGGAATTAATTAAATTACTAATGATACAAATTCAGTTAGCTAATTATAGACTAATACAAAACTCCTCTGTCTGTTGTGTGTGGAGCATATTATTTCAAGGGATTCCACAGGTAACAAGATAGTTTTTATATATGTGGGGAGAGATGCCCATACATTTTTTGTTATTTTTCACATCATTATATTCACTGTGGCTTCATTATGTATGCAGTGTTGTTAAGGAAGAACTGGCTGAAGATGATGCTCTACTGCCCCAGGTCAATGGTCGTGTGGTGTGCTGGGTAAGTACCTCACTATATTacggtgtgtgtgttatgtctATGTTATGTGGTGCTCAAGTTCAAAGCATATTTTGTGAAGGTTTTAGTGATCACCATGGCCACTGTTCTGTGGTTAATTGCTGACTATATATAGATAGTCCAGACCCTGTTCTGTGttttctctgtgtgtgtgtattccaatTAGCTCTAGTAGAATGTGTTTCTCACACTTATGGCTGGTGTTGTTAATATCACCACCTTAACACTCCAGCCAGGTGGTGTTGccagtagttgcctaccaTGCACACTCCTCTCCcccagtagttgcctaccacactcctcccccccagtagttgcctaccacactcctctcccccagtagttgcctaccacactcttCCCCCCCAgcagttgcctaccacactcctcTCCCAcagtagttgcctaccacactcctctcccccagtagttgcctaccaTACTCCTCTCCcccagtagttgcctaccacacccccccccccccccagtagttgcctaccacactcccccccccccagtagttgcctaccacactccccccccccccagtagttgcctaccacaccccccccccagtagttgcctaccacactcctctcccccagtagttgcctaccacactcctcccccccagtagttgcctaccaca comes from Halichondria panicea chromosome 3, odHalPani1.1, whole genome shotgun sequence and encodes:
- the LOC135334140 gene encoding uncharacterized protein LOC135334140 isoform X1; this encodes MATSAQEAGSGFDQILKNTEFENDHQLKAIKAEQERAQSCQFQLKEKQKQILQFQKTISDLDEHAKQLHKQFLINRDNCESLKRTAIVLADHEDALKGKLLTTQKEVESEKWEQNESLSKYESVWERYRVQYNSTEKAQGMQATETQLNNFRQENSTLETNINQTKKAIFALKQKGERISLVAFVLKMAELHVETTKVRQEMTTGNPQQATLLEKDIEVLREKIKAEEMKKQQEKEKRDSQNKVVQDNRMDTEESTFVTIVTQSTHTPQRPRTPGILPPTILPLTVPPKQSTPSRARYQLEIPKLTMPSRVPAIRASISQSPGAFQSPVFKVPTNRPRSNFQIPTLAISTPPRPCIPLLHTPVQQRPRLLSFTPPTARSTPQVTLSTPNIRPTVSTLATSQSLSAVQTPTTTVPQAGHNQAPMQPSSLSKATNNVGIEIQDSVAEMDNQTLQQESGGFELSSTSQESTSFATLFTSDSGQECTDYAGDFGQTGHYQESSVNDQQQLEFTGEDDNGLFYGMEGSLSGLGNQPDTSATGDMFAGLGSESAHDDGGGFNLFSQDEAPDVSKTTTGATDTDFCFLFGGDETASGESSFSFF
- the LOC135334140 gene encoding uncharacterized protein LOC135334140 isoform X2; translated protein: MATSAQEAGSGFDQILKNTEFENDHQLKAIKAEQERAQSCQFQLKEKQKQILQFQKTISDLDEHAKQLHKQFLINRDNCESLKRTAIVLADHEDALKGKLLTTQKEVESEKWEQNESLSKYESVWERYRVQYNSTEKAQGMQATETQLNNFRQENSTLETNINQTKKAIFALKQKGERISLVAFVLKMAELHVETTKVRQEMTTGNPQQATLLEKDIEVLREKIKAEEMKKQQEKEKRDSQNKDNRMDTEESTFVTIVTQSTHTPQRPRTPGILPPTILPLTVPPKQSTPSRARYQLEIPKLTMPSRVPAIRASISQSPGAFQSPVFKVPTNRPRSNFQIPTLAISTPPRPCIPLLHTPVQQRPRLLSFTPPTARSTPQVTLSTPNIRPTVSTLATSQSLSAVQTPTTTVPQAGHNQAPMQPSSLSKATNNVGIEIQDSVAEMDNQTLQQESGGFELSSTSQESTSFATLFTSDSGQECTDYAGDFGQTGHYQESSVNDQQQLEFTGEDDNGLFYGMEGSLSGLGNQPDTSATGDMFAGLGSESAHDDGGGFNLFSQDEAPDVSKTTTGATDTDFCFLFGGDETASGESSFSFF